A genomic window from Streptomyces sp. NBC_00234 includes:
- a CDS encoding MarR family winged helix-turn-helix transcriptional regulator, producing MPRVNKPVHLIEFETMLLGRHAHLFNPRARQSGGRLDRSAYVLLSRIQIDGPMSIGQLSDAFGLDASTLNRQTAAMLRAGVVERIPDPDGGMARKFSITAEGQHRLDADRTEYTQGLTKVLEDWTPEEVAAFAGFLTRFNSDIERLDGHPWPRP from the coding sequence ATGCCTCGCGTGAACAAACCAGTTCATCTGATCGAATTCGAGACCATGCTGCTCGGGCGGCACGCGCATCTGTTCAATCCCCGTGCGCGGCAGTCCGGCGGGCGCCTGGACCGCAGCGCCTACGTCCTGCTGAGCCGCATCCAGATCGACGGCCCGATGTCCATCGGCCAGCTCAGCGACGCCTTCGGCCTGGACGCCTCCACGCTGAACCGGCAGACCGCCGCCATGCTGCGCGCGGGGGTCGTCGAGCGGATTCCGGATCCGGACGGCGGGATGGCCCGCAAGTTCAGCATCACCGCGGAGGGACAGCACCGGCTGGACGCCGACCGCACCGAGTACACCCAGGGCCTGACCAAGGTCCTGGAGGACTGGACTCCCGAGGAGGTCGCCGCCTTCGCCGGCTTCCTCACCCGCTTCAACAGCGACATCGAGCGCCTGGACGGGCATCCCTGGCCGCGCCCCTGA
- a CDS encoding MFS transporter has product MVSSKPDVRHGRVVGVLALAGIVAAIMQTLVVPLIGDLPKLLDTSASNASWVITATLLSAAVATPVAGRLGDMYGKRRMLLVSTVPLVLGSVVCALASSVVPMIVGRGLQGLGMGVVPLGISLLRDVLPAERLGASIALMSASMGVGGALGLPFSAAVAEHASWRVLFWVAAALSLLVAVLAWLFVPDGRLGTGSARFDVLGAVGLGGGLVSLLLAVSKGSDWGWTSGTTLGLFATAIIVLLAWAWWELRSTDPLVDLRVTARPQILMTNAASVLVGFAMYAQSLVVPQLLQLPEATGYGLGQSMMAMGLWMAPGGLMMMVLAPLGAKLSAARGPKVTLAVGSLVISLGYASALLLLGSTWGLLVVTIVCSAGVGLAYGAMPALIMGAVPPEETASANSFNTLMRSIGSSVAAAVMGVVLAQMTTDFGGFLLPSEDGFRAALMVGCGVGLAAAVVASFIPVRPVASLPEPRTTTEPLPASEVKA; this is encoded by the coding sequence GTGGTCAGCTCCAAGCCCGACGTCCGCCACGGGCGTGTCGTCGGGGTACTCGCACTCGCGGGAATCGTCGCCGCGATCATGCAGACGCTGGTGGTGCCACTCATCGGGGACCTCCCGAAGCTGCTGGACACCAGTGCGTCCAACGCGTCGTGGGTGATCACGGCCACCCTGCTGTCGGCCGCCGTCGCGACGCCCGTGGCCGGGCGCCTCGGTGACATGTACGGCAAGCGGCGCATGCTCCTCGTCTCCACGGTCCCGCTCGTCCTGGGCTCGGTGGTCTGCGCGCTCGCGTCCTCCGTCGTACCGATGATCGTCGGGCGAGGGCTGCAGGGCCTGGGTATGGGCGTCGTCCCTCTCGGCATCAGCCTTCTCCGCGATGTCCTGCCCGCCGAGCGACTCGGCGCCTCCATCGCGCTGATGAGCGCTTCCATGGGTGTGGGCGGCGCGCTCGGTCTGCCCTTCTCCGCGGCCGTCGCCGAGCACGCAAGCTGGCGCGTGCTGTTCTGGGTCGCCGCCGCGCTGAGCCTCCTGGTCGCCGTTCTCGCCTGGCTGTTCGTACCCGACGGCCGGCTCGGAACCGGCTCGGCGCGCTTCGACGTCCTGGGCGCGGTCGGCCTCGGCGGCGGACTCGTCTCCCTGCTGCTCGCCGTGTCGAAGGGCTCCGACTGGGGCTGGACGAGCGGAACCACGCTCGGACTGTTCGCCACCGCGATCATCGTGCTGCTGGCCTGGGCCTGGTGGGAGCTGCGCAGCACCGATCCGCTGGTCGACCTCCGGGTGACCGCACGCCCCCAGATCCTCATGACCAACGCGGCCTCGGTCCTCGTCGGTTTCGCGATGTACGCACAGTCGCTGGTCGTGCCCCAGCTGCTCCAGCTGCCGGAAGCCACCGGCTACGGCCTGGGCCAGTCGATGATGGCCATGGGCCTGTGGATGGCCCCGGGCGGACTGATGATGATGGTGCTGGCGCCCCTGGGCGCCAAGCTCTCGGCGGCCCGCGGCCCCAAGGTCACCCTGGCCGTGGGGAGCCTGGTCATCTCCCTCGGCTACGCGTCCGCGCTGCTGCTCCTCGGCTCGACCTGGGGGCTGCTCGTCGTGACCATCGTCTGCAGCGCGGGCGTCGGCCTGGCGTACGGGGCGATGCCCGCCCTGATCATGGGTGCGGTTCCGCCGGAGGAGACCGCGTCGGCCAACAGTTTCAACACGCTGATGCGCTCGATCGGCAGCTCCGTCGCCGCCGCCGTGATGGGTGTGGTCCTCGCCCAGATGACGACGGACTTCGGCGGATTCCTTCTGCCGTCCGAGGACGGCTTCCGTGCGGCGCTGATGGTCGGCTGCGGTGTCGGTCTCGCGGCAGCGGTCGTCGCCTCCTTCATCCCCGTACGCCCGGTGGCTTCCCTGCCCGAGCCCCGGACCACGACCGAGCCGCTCCCGGCGTCCGAGGTCAAGGCGTAG
- a CDS encoding N-formylglutamate amidohydrolase translates to MGPVLQPFHLLPGAAESPVLLHVPHGSRIVPEEVRAGIVLDDGALERETDHITDSHTAELAALAAAAAPVTPWRFVNGLSRLVVDPERFPDEREEMRAVGMGAVYTHTTHRERLRARDVDPQPLIDRYFHPYAAAVTAAVDERLAATGRAVVIDVHSYPTVPLPYELHGAGPRPPVCLGTDAFHTPPGLVAEAEKAFAGFGGTGLDSPFSGTYVPLKHYGKDPRVTALMIEIRRDVYMREPGGPAGSGLTTLATALAALVGAVSRSDGRAVSATP, encoded by the coding sequence ATGGGCCCCGTTCTCCAGCCGTTCCATCTCCTGCCGGGAGCGGCGGAGTCGCCCGTGCTCCTCCACGTGCCGCATGGCTCCCGCATCGTCCCCGAAGAGGTGCGGGCCGGGATCGTGCTGGACGACGGGGCCCTGGAGCGGGAGACCGACCACATCACGGACTCCCACACCGCGGAGCTGGCCGCATTGGCGGCGGCAGCCGCCCCGGTGACGCCCTGGAGGTTCGTCAACGGGCTGTCGAGGCTGGTCGTCGACCCCGAACGGTTCCCGGACGAGCGCGAGGAGATGCGGGCCGTCGGCATGGGCGCCGTATACACGCACACCACGCACCGCGAGCGGCTGCGCGCCCGGGACGTCGATCCCCAGCCGCTGATCGACCGCTACTTCCACCCCTACGCGGCTGCGGTGACCGCGGCCGTCGACGAGCGGCTCGCCGCCACCGGGCGTGCCGTGGTCATCGACGTCCACTCCTATCCCACGGTCCCCCTGCCCTACGAACTGCACGGGGCGGGGCCGCGTCCGCCGGTCTGCCTGGGCACCGACGCCTTCCACACACCGCCCGGGCTGGTGGCCGAGGCGGAGAAGGCGTTCGCCGGCTTCGGCGGGACGGGGCTCGACAGCCCCTTCAGCGGTACGTACGTTCCGCTGAAGCACTACGGCAAGGACCCCCGCGTCACCGCGCTGATGATCGAGATCCGGCGCGATGTCTACATGCGGGAGCCAGGGGGCCCGGCCGGTTCCGGCCTGACCACCCTGGCCACCGCGCTGGCCGCACTGGTGGGTGCGGTGTCCCGGAGCGACGGCCGGGCGGTGTCCGCTACGCCTTGA
- the sph gene encoding sphingomyelin phosphodiesterase, whose protein sequence is MPHSSLRRLSGATLSAALAAVTLAVGAPPASAAETPSLRVLSYNTFLFSTSLYPNWGQSHRATEIPKTSFFRGNDVVVVQEAFDNTTSDALFRNASAEYPYRTPVVGRSTSGWDATGGAYSATTPEDGGVAVLSKWPVVRKEQHIFKDACGADWWSNKGFAYVVLNVNGTRVHVVGTHAQSTDPGCAAGEAAQKRSLQFKQIDAFLDAKNIPASEQVIVAGDLNVDSHSAEYASLLADAGLAGADARTGHLYSFDTQDNSIASERYPDDPREDLDFVLHRAGHVKPTGWKNEVIKEQSAPWTVSSWGKSYTYTNLSDHYPVVASGQ, encoded by the coding sequence GTGCCGCACTCCTCGCTCCGCCGCCTCTCGGGCGCGACGCTGTCCGCCGCGCTCGCCGCGGTCACGCTCGCCGTCGGCGCTCCGCCCGCCTCGGCCGCCGAGACCCCGTCGCTGCGTGTGCTCTCGTACAACACGTTCCTCTTCAGCACGAGCCTCTATCCGAACTGGGGTCAGAGTCACCGGGCCACGGAGATACCGAAGACGTCCTTCTTCCGCGGCAATGACGTCGTCGTCGTCCAGGAGGCGTTCGACAACACGACCTCCGACGCGCTGTTCCGCAACGCGTCCGCCGAGTACCCGTACCGCACCCCCGTGGTGGGCCGGAGCACGAGCGGCTGGGACGCGACGGGCGGTGCCTATTCCGCGACGACTCCGGAGGACGGCGGCGTCGCCGTGCTGAGCAAGTGGCCGGTCGTCCGCAAGGAGCAGCACATCTTCAAGGACGCCTGCGGCGCCGACTGGTGGTCCAACAAGGGCTTCGCCTACGTCGTGCTGAACGTCAACGGCACCCGCGTCCACGTCGTGGGAACCCACGCGCAGTCGACCGACCCCGGCTGCGCGGCCGGTGAGGCGGCGCAGAAGCGCAGTCTCCAGTTCAAGCAGATCGACGCCTTCCTCGACGCGAAGAACATCCCGGCCTCGGAGCAGGTCATCGTGGCGGGCGACCTGAACGTCGACTCGCACTCCGCCGAGTACGCGTCCCTCCTCGCCGACGCCGGTCTCGCCGGGGCGGACGCCCGCACGGGGCACCTCTACTCCTTCGACACCCAGGACAACTCGATCGCCTCCGAGCGCTACCCGGACGACCCGCGCGAGGACCTCGACTTCGTCCTGCACCGCGCCGGGCACGTGAAGCCGACCGGTTGGAAGAACGAGGTGATCAAGGAGCAGAGCGCCCCCTGGACCGTGTCCAGTTGGGGTAAGTCGTACACGTACACGAACCTCTCGGACCACTACCCGGTGGTCGCGTCGGGGCAGTGA